A region from the Sorex araneus isolate mSorAra2 chromosome 6, mSorAra2.pri, whole genome shotgun sequence genome encodes:
- the C6H11orf98 gene encoding uncharacterized protein C11orf98 homolog yields MGCPGGKINRPRTELKKKLFKRRRMLTRERRLKHRVVGAVVDEGLITRHHLKKRASSARANITLSGKKRRKLLQQIRLAQKEKAAMDVEAPPKPVRTSESQPRRQKKPKVPQDVDMEDLGDES; encoded by the exons ATGGGGTGCCCGGGAGGGAAGATCAACCGGCCGCGCACG GAGCTGAAGAAGAAGCTGTTCAAGCGACGGCGGATGCTGACCCGCGAGCGGCGCCTCAAGCACCGGGTGGTCGGGGCGGTGGTCGACGAGGGGCTCATCACGCGGCACCACCTCAAGAAGCGCGC GTCCAGTGCCCGTGCCAACATCACTCTGTCCGGCAAGAAGCGCAGAAAACTCCTTCAGCAGATCCGGCTTGCCCAGAAAGAGAAAGCAGCCATGGACG tGGAAGCACCTCCCAAGCCCGTCAGGACCAGCGAATCACAACCCAGGAgacaaaagaagcccaaagtcCCCCAAGATGTAGACATGGAGGACCTGGGAGATGAGAGCTAA
- the CSKMT gene encoding citrate synthase-lysine N-methyltransferase CSKMT, mitochondrial, giving the protein MAALRRVLRVATRTAGARRAESGSLASSCLADHRLWDQLHARPRPANDPTFDWFFGYDEAQSLLLPLIKRAPAVETTRVLDVGCGTSGLCTGLYTKCPHPVDVLGVDFSPVAVAHMNSLLEGGQGQTLCPGHPASRLRFMQADAQNLKSVATSGFFHLVLDKGTWDAVIRGGLPGAHRLLSECLRVLSPQGTLIQFSDEDPDVRMPCLEQGSRGWTISVQELGPFRGISYFAYLFQGQH; this is encoded by the exons ATGGCAGCGCTGCGCCGAGTGCTCCGAGTGGCCACGCGGACGGCGGGGGCGCGCCGCGCCGAGTCGG GCTCCCTGGCCAGTAGCTGTCTGGCCGATCACCGCCTCTGGGATCAGCTCCATGCCCGGCCCCGACCCGCTAACGACCCCACCTTCGACTGGTTCTTTGGCTACGACGAAGCCCAGAGCCTCCTCCTGCCATTAATAAAGAGGGCACCGGCAGTGGAAACAACGCGGGTGCTGGATGTGGGCTGTGGCACCTCAGGCCTGTGCACGGGCCTCTACACCAAGTGCCCACACCCTGTGGACGTGCTCGGGGTGGACTTCTCTCCTGTGGCTGTGGCTCACATGAACAGCCTTCTGGAAGGTGGCCAAGGTCAAACATTGTGTCCTGGGCACCCTGCTTCCCGCCTCCGCTTCATGCAGGCAGATGCCCAGAACCTGAAGTCAGTGGCGACTTCCGGCTTCTTCCACTTAGTGCTGGATAAAGGCACCTGGGATGCCGTAATCCGGGGTGGTCTGCCTGGAGCTCACCGGCTACTGTCAGAATGCTTGAGGGTTCTAAGCCCCCAGGGAACCCTGATTCAGTTTTCCGATGAGGACCCTGACGTTCGGATGCCTTGTCTGGAGCAAGGCTCCCGGGGCTGGACTATTTCTGTGCAGGAGCTTGGCCCCTTTCGAGGCATCAGCTACTTTGCTTACTTGTTTCAAGGTCAGCATTAA
- the LOC101555440 gene encoding ubiquinol-cytochrome-c reductase complex assembly factor 3 — translation MALRKALILGALVGTGAGVGSALFVLVTPGEQRKQTMLKDMPEQDARHRDETAKINELVLARLQEAASTQDNVACRKNWMGGR, via the exons ATGGCTCTGCGCAAAGCGCTGATCCTGGGCGCGCTGGTGGGCACGGGGGCTGGCGTGGGCTCAGCGCTCTTTGTTCTCGTCACCCCCGGAGAGCAGCGGAAGCAGACGATGCTGAAG GACATGCCGGAGCAGGACGCGCGGCACCGGGACGAGACGGCCAAGATCAATGAGTTGGTGCTGGCCAGGCTGCAGGAGGCCGCGTCCACGCAGGACAACGTGGCCTGCAGGAAGAACTGGATGGGCGGGAGGTAG